From a region of the Nitrospira sp. genome:
- a CDS encoding HEAT repeat domain-containing protein, with amino-acid sequence MSKETIETLVSELIHEEDWRRMRATAACVAGGPRSVQALIEALRSGPTELKKEAAAMLARIKDPHAGVALVELLEHDEEVVRKAGAAALEQMAGVLDTDTARALVSLLPTTPEGEARQVLTHLIGAIPTSVLPLCEMLNHPDQDAQLAAALMLDQLLDPRSVDAFIDAMGRPVVRDIAVGTLKKLGAIRERIDETFNALREVEGASEREEARMATVIDLLRIGRPSVEILIEYLEDEDWLVREAAADLLGKIGDVRAVEPLMRRLGHDKDTGVKELAIKALGLIGDARPTQLYLDAIPIRPLRVYAMEALAKIKEVEVLRPYKELFDRLRTDRDGLVAYNAGLIADKLEALTAMETQAHEEDTKHD; translated from the coding sequence ATGTCGAAGGAAACGATTGAGACGCTGGTCTCCGAACTGATCCATGAAGAAGATTGGCGCCGTATGCGAGCAACGGCGGCTTGTGTGGCCGGTGGTCCTCGGTCGGTTCAGGCGCTGATCGAGGCATTACGGTCCGGACCCACTGAGTTAAAAAAGGAAGCGGCGGCGATGCTGGCCCGAATCAAGGACCCACATGCCGGAGTGGCATTGGTCGAACTTCTCGAACATGACGAGGAGGTCGTCCGGAAAGCCGGCGCGGCCGCCCTTGAACAGATGGCGGGCGTACTCGATACGGACACCGCCCGCGCGTTGGTTTCTTTGTTGCCGACAACTCCGGAAGGCGAGGCACGCCAGGTGCTGACTCACTTGATTGGAGCGATTCCGACCTCTGTCCTTCCATTATGCGAGATGCTCAATCATCCGGACCAGGACGCGCAACTCGCGGCCGCATTGATGCTGGATCAATTATTGGATCCCCGTTCCGTCGATGCATTCATCGATGCGATGGGGCGGCCGGTCGTCCGGGACATCGCCGTCGGCACCTTGAAGAAATTGGGCGCGATCCGAGAACGGATCGACGAGACATTCAATGCGTTGCGGGAGGTCGAGGGAGCGAGCGAGCGCGAAGAGGCCCGAATGGCGACGGTCATTGACTTACTCAGGATCGGGCGGCCGAGCGTGGAAATCTTGATCGAGTATCTCGAAGACGAAGACTGGCTGGTGCGCGAGGCGGCGGCTGACTTACTGGGAAAAATCGGGGACGTGCGGGCCGTCGAACCATTGATGAGGCGGCTGGGACATGACAAGGATACCGGCGTCAAAGAGCTGGCCATCAAGGCTCTGGGACTGATCGGTGATGCGCGCCCGACTCAGCTCTATCTTGACGCCATTCCGATCCGCCCGCTGCGTGTGTATGCCATGGAGGCCTTGGCCAAGATCAAGGAAGTGGAAGTCTTGCGCCCGTACAAGGAACTTTTCGATCGGCTCAGGACAGATCGTGACGGTCTGGTGGCCTATAATGCCGGCCTGATCGCCGACAAGCTGGAAGCCCTCACGGCCATGGAAACCCAGGCCCACGAAGAGGACACCAAACATGACTGA
- a CDS encoding HEAT repeat domain-containing protein, translating into MTDAVTEQIAALKDQDWAIREEAAGLLGTLKDPRAVIPLISLLRDRDRSVREAAIEALRVIGTPAVEVLGACLDETDLSVQEAAAAILATIADERVAVPLVRALGSSDWIVRMHAAKALGRVRHTGTVEPLIPLLQDKVKAVREETAAALAAIGDAAIPSLINALQHEAWLVRLHAVESLGKTRSREAVEPLLSVLFNDQDSAVREDAVRALGEIGDPQAVEYLFTAMREPGLRTLAVEALGRIGDPRAVPVLIGILTGTNTPEVTRTVAGCGDQWNEELITQAAAVRALGQIGDDRAIPSLIAALEPTFTRAEAAAALAKFGSKVVPLLIPLLNSSHDENLRFHVREALTSAGWRSSRRSRIG; encoded by the coding sequence ATGACCGATGCGGTGACAGAACAGATCGCGGCCCTCAAGGACCAGGATTGGGCGATCCGCGAAGAAGCGGCCGGCCTTCTTGGTACCCTCAAGGACCCGCGGGCCGTCATTCCCTTGATCTCTCTCCTCCGGGATCGCGACCGCTCCGTTCGCGAGGCGGCGATCGAAGCGCTGCGTGTGATTGGAACACCGGCGGTCGAGGTGCTGGGTGCTTGTCTGGACGAGACCGACCTCTCTGTTCAAGAAGCAGCGGCGGCGATCTTAGCAACGATCGCGGATGAGCGTGTAGCCGTTCCCCTCGTGCGTGCGTTAGGCAGCAGCGATTGGATCGTTCGGATGCACGCGGCCAAGGCGCTGGGTCGGGTACGACACACCGGCACCGTCGAGCCGCTCATCCCACTGTTGCAGGATAAGGTCAAAGCGGTGCGCGAGGAAACGGCCGCTGCGCTGGCCGCGATTGGTGACGCGGCAATCCCGTCGCTCATAAATGCCTTGCAACATGAGGCATGGCTGGTGCGGCTTCATGCGGTGGAATCGCTGGGCAAGACCAGATCACGGGAGGCTGTGGAGCCTCTGCTGTCAGTGTTGTTCAACGATCAAGATTCGGCGGTTCGCGAAGATGCCGTGCGGGCATTAGGCGAGATCGGCGATCCGCAGGCAGTCGAGTATCTGTTCACGGCCATGCGTGAGCCCGGATTACGGACATTGGCGGTTGAAGCGCTCGGTCGGATCGGTGACCCGCGCGCGGTTCCGGTACTGATCGGGATCCTCACAGGAACCAACACCCCGGAAGTGACGAGGACAGTGGCCGGTTGCGGGGATCAGTGGAACGAAGAACTTATCACTCAAGCCGCAGCCGTGCGGGCGTTGGGCCAGATCGGCGACGACCGGGCCATCCCTTCGCTCATCGCGGCGCTGGAACCGACGTTTACCCGGGCGGAGGCGGCGGCGGCCCTGGCCAAGTTCGGATCGAAGGTCGTTCCACTCCTGATTCCGCTGTTGAACAGTTCGCACGATGAAAATCTTCGGTTCCATGTCCGTGAGGCCCTGACATCAGCAGGGTGGAGATCTAGCAGGAGATCACGTATCGGATGA
- a CDS encoding HEAT repeat domain-containing protein — protein MADLLENLLEALEDVDDATREEAAKTLADLGDPSTLDALIGACSDDFWSVRAHAGCGVAKIGGPKAIEALIGLFNDSIMEVRDQAVDAAAKMGPGVLDRLIAALKDERWRVREHAAKAAGKLKDSRSVDALIVACRDRDGAVKSAAAEALGRIADPKAIPVLVKLFRDSSKIVRETAGTALVYIGHPSVDPLIESLKDKDFVVRCHAARALGGMTTDYQIGRTWVRDAKVVDALIAALKDPDRAVREDATIALGMIGDSRAIDALMEAMKDGAVKRHAIASLGMIGDSRALPAVLNALKGKGIKQEGSPTPGCIVSEDAFIKEAAATALGQFRNPRVIPDLIMLLKDGVLREKAAAALAVIGDAAIEPLIAFLYDPKASEVEAEKERVLSYASVRLTAKDALKQITLETLEKLGWTPHDEAVEISSSQADNLRVDRPLGQTGRFGPSGDIA, from the coding sequence ATGGCTGACCTACTCGAAAATCTCTTAGAAGCGCTCGAGGATGTGGACGACGCCACCCGTGAAGAGGCGGCGAAGACTCTGGCCGACCTGGGAGACCCCTCTACCTTGGATGCGCTGATAGGCGCGTGCAGCGATGACTTCTGGTCCGTGCGGGCACATGCCGGCTGCGGTGTCGCGAAGATCGGTGGTCCGAAGGCTATCGAGGCGCTGATCGGCCTTTTCAATGATTCCATCATGGAAGTTCGGGACCAAGCGGTCGACGCGGCGGCAAAGATGGGGCCAGGCGTGCTTGATCGTCTGATTGCCGCCTTGAAAGACGAGCGCTGGCGGGTCCGCGAGCACGCCGCAAAGGCCGCCGGCAAACTCAAAGATTCCCGATCGGTCGACGCCTTGATCGTCGCGTGTCGCGATCGCGACGGAGCCGTCAAGAGCGCAGCGGCGGAAGCCCTGGGCAGAATCGCCGATCCAAAGGCCATTCCGGTCCTGGTCAAGCTGTTCCGGGATTCTTCCAAGATTGTGCGGGAAACAGCGGGAACGGCGCTCGTCTACATCGGACACCCATCGGTCGATCCACTGATTGAAAGCTTGAAGGACAAAGACTTTGTCGTTCGCTGCCATGCGGCCCGCGCATTGGGTGGAATGACCACCGATTATCAAATCGGCAGGACCTGGGTGCGAGACGCCAAAGTGGTGGATGCCTTGATTGCCGCCTTGAAAGACCCTGATCGAGCCGTTCGTGAAGATGCGACGATTGCACTCGGCATGATCGGCGACTCCCGGGCTATCGATGCGCTGATGGAAGCCATGAAGGACGGAGCCGTGAAGCGGCATGCCATTGCTTCACTCGGCATGATCGGCGACTCGCGCGCCCTCCCGGCTGTCCTCAATGCCTTAAAAGGGAAGGGGATCAAGCAAGAAGGCTCGCCCACGCCGGGGTGCATTGTGAGCGAGGATGCGTTCATCAAGGAAGCGGCGGCGACCGCCCTTGGTCAGTTTCGTAACCCTCGAGTCATCCCGGACCTGATCATGTTGCTCAAAGATGGGGTGTTACGAGAAAAAGCAGCAGCGGCTCTGGCGGTGATCGGTGACGCGGCCATCGAACCTTTGATCGCCTTTCTCTATGATCCCAAGGCCTCCGAAGTTGAGGCTGAAAAAGAACGTGTGCTTTCTTACGCGTCTGTTCGGTTGACGGCAAAGGACGCCTTGAAGCAGATTACTCTCGAGACGCTGGAAAAGCTTGGATGGACGCCTCATGATGAAGCGGTGGAAATCAGTTCAAGCCAGGCCGACAATCTGCGCGTCGACCGCCCCCTGGGACAGACCGGGCGCTTTGGCCCATCCGGCGACATCGCGTGA
- a CDS encoding alkaline phosphatase family protein has product MNHPSRRLLLILVGLLSVLLETGIHAPVDAAPPHGRGTASSTPLTEHVVLFVLEGLSQESLQGGTMPILSKLIKDGSVTWSAKGVKPALRLPMMASLVTGMPVEKHGITWNFFEFSRGYPRSPSLFDYLDLSGGRDSAIFYMDESLYQLAKPEPYTDYQLCGALRPECGSQKLVSYIQQYLQKATSGHGYGHAILSLPHLLVVHLPEAGRAGVTHGWSSKEYREALRTVDSAMKSVLDLFKEYSILDRTAVLVTALSEKGTDPGAEVSGANSPVVPWIVSGAGIKQGKIIRQPVSIIDTGATVMRILGLQTHTEWDSKAVEEIFQTAAATPSVPRAKKR; this is encoded by the coding sequence ATGAACCATCCCTCACGCCGCCTTCTCCTGATCCTTGTCGGTCTCCTGAGCGTTCTGCTTGAAACCGGAATCCACGCGCCTGTCGATGCGGCTCCCCCGCATGGCCGAGGAACCGCTTCTTCAACCCCGTTGACGGAACATGTCGTCCTTTTTGTCCTGGAAGGGCTCAGTCAAGAGTCGCTCCAGGGCGGAACCATGCCGATCTTGAGCAAGCTCATCAAGGATGGCTCAGTGACCTGGTCCGCAAAGGGGGTAAAACCGGCACTACGGTTGCCCATGATGGCGTCGCTGGTTACCGGCATGCCGGTAGAGAAACATGGGATTACCTGGAACTTTTTCGAATTCAGCCGAGGCTACCCTCGCTCACCCAGCTTATTCGACTATCTGGATTTGAGTGGAGGCCGCGATAGTGCCATCTTTTATATGGATGAGTCGTTATATCAGTTGGCCAAGCCCGAACCCTACACCGACTATCAACTCTGCGGGGCATTGCGGCCCGAGTGCGGTTCCCAGAAACTTGTCTCCTATATCCAGCAGTACCTTCAGAAGGCGACCAGCGGGCATGGATACGGCCATGCGATTCTCTCATTACCTCATTTGTTGGTGGTTCACCTTCCCGAAGCAGGCAGAGCCGGAGTGACGCACGGCTGGAGCTCCAAAGAGTATCGTGAGGCCTTGCGGACAGTCGACAGCGCGATGAAATCCGTCCTGGATCTATTCAAAGAATACTCGATCTTGGATCGCACGGCCGTTCTCGTCACTGCTCTGAGCGAAAAAGGAACCGACCCAGGCGCCGAGGTCTCGGGGGCCAATTCACCGGTTGTTCCGTGGATTGTCTCCGGCGCCGGAATCAAGCAAGGCAAAATCATTCGCCAACCGGTCTCAATCATCGATACCGGAGCCACGGTAATGCGAATCCTAGGCCTCCAGACTCACACGGAATGGGACAGCAAGGCCGTAGAGGAAATCTTCCAAACCGCTGCGGCTACTCCCTCCGTGCCGCGCGCCAAGAAACGCTAA
- the lon gene encoding endopeptidase La: MENTILSTLPVLPVKRTVLFPGVMMPLTVGRQRSVAAVNAAMKTEEKMIVVVAQRDPQAEEPGLADLYSIGTKAIVKQIGQTSEGVIHALVQGLDRVVLLKEEQATPYPTVRVRSLERPSDNGPEVQALHRAIQELLSDLPKLIEAPGIQEVSAVLSNENDSIALAYRIASLVNLNVVEEQRLLECSSTLDLLRSLYAALSKEIQILQLREKIAKDAQTKIGKSQREYILREQLKAIQQELGEGEGEENEVASLKKQIEEADLPDHIRKEVEREVTRLGKVPPTSPDHQVLRTYLELVLELPWKKASKEHLDLSTVRQVLEEDHYGIKEVKERIVEHLAVLKLNPTAKAPILCLVGPPGVGKTSLGQSIARAMDRTFERFSLGGVHDEAELRGHRRTYVGSLPGRIIQAIRRAGVNNPVLMLDEVDKMGRDFRGDPAAALLEILDPAQNHTFRDHYLDLPFDLSKVFFITTANTLDTISQPLLDRMEVIRLQGYSEREKAEIARRYLWPRRLKEAGIEGTQVVLTDEVLNLVISRYTREAGVRQLEQMLGRLTRKVALTFADLPEGGERQPVAIQTDMLGEWLGSERFMPEEARKNLPPGVATGLAWTPTGGDVLYIETTLLPGSHELTLTGQLGEVMQESARAARSYLWSHAESMGLDISRFKRNGIHIHVPSGAIPKDGPSAGITMATALASVYEGKAVRSDTAMTGEISLSGLVLPVGGIKEKMLAAHRAGIRRIILPKANEKDLKDVPQEVRDELTFILAERIEDVLPAAFNPDPQDGAAGHEPVTTSSATGDA, from the coding sequence ATGGAAAACACTATATTGTCGACGTTACCGGTACTTCCCGTCAAACGGACGGTCCTGTTCCCCGGGGTCATGATGCCGCTGACGGTCGGGCGACAACGGTCCGTGGCCGCAGTCAACGCGGCCATGAAGACGGAAGAGAAGATGATCGTCGTCGTGGCGCAGCGGGATCCTCAGGCCGAAGAACCAGGCCTGGCTGATCTGTACTCCATCGGAACGAAGGCGATCGTCAAGCAAATCGGACAGACGTCGGAGGGAGTGATCCACGCGCTGGTCCAGGGACTGGATCGCGTCGTACTCTTGAAAGAAGAACAGGCCACCCCCTACCCCACGGTACGTGTCCGTTCTCTCGAACGTCCTTCTGACAACGGGCCCGAGGTTCAAGCTCTGCATCGAGCCATACAGGAATTACTGTCCGATTTACCCAAGCTCATCGAAGCTCCGGGCATCCAAGAAGTCAGCGCGGTGTTGAGCAACGAGAATGATTCCATCGCACTGGCCTATCGCATCGCCTCACTCGTCAATCTCAACGTGGTGGAAGAGCAGCGTTTACTCGAATGTTCTTCGACTTTGGATCTTCTTCGTAGCCTCTACGCCGCGCTGTCGAAAGAAATCCAAATCCTGCAGTTGCGGGAAAAGATCGCCAAGGATGCGCAGACCAAAATCGGCAAGAGCCAACGAGAGTACATCTTGCGCGAACAGCTGAAAGCCATCCAGCAAGAACTGGGCGAAGGCGAGGGAGAAGAAAACGAGGTCGCCAGCTTGAAGAAGCAAATCGAGGAGGCCGACCTGCCGGATCATATTCGCAAGGAAGTCGAACGCGAAGTCACCAGGCTGGGCAAAGTACCCCCGACGTCACCGGACCATCAGGTCCTTCGCACCTACCTTGAACTGGTCCTCGAACTTCCCTGGAAGAAGGCATCCAAGGAACACCTTGACCTCTCGACGGTGCGTCAAGTCCTGGAAGAAGATCACTACGGGATCAAGGAGGTCAAAGAGCGGATCGTCGAGCATCTGGCGGTGCTGAAGCTCAACCCGACTGCGAAGGCTCCGATTCTCTGTCTGGTCGGGCCTCCCGGAGTCGGAAAGACAAGCTTGGGGCAGTCGATCGCGAGGGCGATGGACCGGACATTTGAACGATTCAGTCTCGGCGGCGTCCATGATGAAGCCGAGCTTCGGGGCCATCGCCGCACATATGTGGGATCGCTCCCGGGCCGCATCATTCAAGCCATCCGCCGAGCGGGAGTCAACAACCCGGTGTTGATGCTCGACGAGGTCGACAAGATGGGGCGGGATTTCCGCGGCGACCCGGCAGCGGCATTGCTGGAAATCCTCGATCCGGCGCAGAACCACACGTTCCGTGATCATTACTTGGACTTACCGTTCGATCTGTCGAAAGTGTTCTTTATCACCACGGCCAACACCCTGGATACGATCAGCCAGCCCCTGTTGGACCGAATGGAAGTCATCCGGCTTCAGGGTTATAGCGAGCGCGAGAAAGCTGAAATAGCCCGGCGCTATCTCTGGCCGCGGCGGCTCAAGGAGGCCGGCATCGAGGGGACGCAAGTCGTGCTTACGGACGAGGTGTTGAATCTCGTCATCTCGCGGTACACTCGCGAAGCCGGTGTCCGCCAGCTCGAGCAAATGCTGGGACGGTTGACGAGAAAGGTGGCACTGACCTTTGCCGACCTCCCGGAGGGCGGTGAGCGACAACCCGTCGCTATTCAAACCGACATGCTCGGCGAGTGGTTGGGCTCTGAACGATTTATGCCGGAAGAGGCTCGGAAGAATCTTCCTCCCGGCGTGGCAACCGGCCTCGCCTGGACCCCGACCGGAGGGGATGTGCTCTATATTGAAACCACCTTGCTCCCCGGCAGTCATGAGTTGACCCTTACGGGGCAGTTAGGCGAGGTGATGCAAGAATCCGCGCGTGCGGCTCGGAGCTATCTCTGGTCGCATGCCGAGAGCATGGGTTTGGACATCTCCCGTTTTAAACGCAACGGGATCCATATTCACGTGCCCTCCGGAGCCATTCCAAAGGACGGCCCATCGGCCGGCATCACCATGGCGACGGCGCTGGCTTCCGTATACGAGGGCAAAGCCGTACGGAGCGACACGGCCATGACGGGTGAAATCAGTCTGAGCGGACTTGTCTTGCCGGTGGGCGGCATCAAGGAAAAGATGCTGGCGGCGCATCGCGCAGGAATCAGACGCATCATTCTGCCGAAGGCCAATGAGAAGGATCTCAAGGATGTCCCGCAGGAAGTGCGCGACGAGTTGACCTTTATCTTGGCGGAACGGATAGAAGATGTCTTACCGGCGGCCTTCAATCCGGACCCGCAGGATGGGGCCGCCGGCCACGAACCGGTGACGACTTCCAGCGCCACAGGGGATGCCTAG
- a CDS encoding class I SAM-dependent RNA methyltransferase: MDNTKRRFFAPCPRGLEGVLEGELHSLGVPATTKTEGGVGFSAPWSTMYWVNLKSHIASRVLWEVGQSVYKTEHDVYQAAYALAWPEWFAPAQTIKVKVSARRCPLPSLDFLTLRIKDAVCDKFVAATQRRPSVDTERPNIKLDAFLDQSTVTFYVDTSGEPLFKRGHRTMSVEAPLRENLAAGILRLAGWTPKDVLVDPMCGGGTIPLEAALMARQIPPGISRNFAFERLLVHDPQRWDHLREAARAKQVDQVPAAIYASDRNPAMVKIAYGTFQGAGVPIDIRLKQSDILDLDAPADKGVMVINPPYGVRLGRSDELETLYPKLGDWLKQRFVGWRAYVLTGDARVPKLIGLTPSKRIPLFNGALECRLYEFVIVQGGARRRLTPPTQA, translated from the coding sequence ATGGATAACACAAAACGTCGATTCTTTGCACCTTGCCCGCGTGGGCTTGAAGGCGTACTCGAGGGAGAGCTCCATAGCCTTGGCGTGCCGGCGACGACTAAGACGGAAGGCGGCGTCGGCTTCAGCGCGCCCTGGTCGACCATGTACTGGGTCAATCTCAAATCGCACATCGCCAGCCGCGTTCTTTGGGAAGTCGGACAGAGCGTCTACAAAACAGAACACGATGTCTATCAGGCTGCCTATGCGCTCGCCTGGCCCGAATGGTTCGCGCCCGCTCAGACGATCAAGGTGAAGGTGAGCGCGCGTCGCTGCCCGCTCCCCAGCCTGGACTTCCTGACCCTCCGTATCAAAGACGCCGTCTGCGATAAGTTCGTCGCAGCCACGCAGCGGCGACCCAGCGTCGATACGGAACGGCCGAACATCAAGCTCGACGCCTTTCTGGACCAGAGCACTGTCACGTTTTATGTCGATACATCGGGAGAGCCGCTGTTCAAACGTGGCCATCGGACAATGTCCGTCGAGGCGCCTTTGAGAGAGAATTTGGCAGCGGGCATTCTGCGGCTGGCCGGCTGGACGCCGAAAGATGTACTGGTCGATCCCATGTGCGGCGGCGGGACGATTCCTCTCGAAGCTGCCTTAATGGCCCGTCAAATTCCGCCGGGCATCTCGCGGAACTTCGCCTTCGAACGGCTCCTCGTCCACGATCCACAACGGTGGGACCATCTCCGCGAAGCGGCACGGGCAAAACAAGTGGATCAGGTCCCGGCTGCTATCTATGCGTCCGACCGGAATCCGGCGATGGTGAAAATTGCGTACGGGACGTTTCAAGGCGCCGGAGTGCCGATTGATATCCGGCTGAAGCAAAGCGATATTCTGGATCTGGACGCGCCGGCCGACAAAGGCGTGATGGTCATCAATCCGCCCTATGGAGTCCGCCTCGGCCGGTCGGACGAGCTGGAAACGCTTTACCCCAAGTTGGGCGATTGGCTGAAGCAGCGCTTCGTCGGCTGGCGTGCCTACGTGCTGACCGGCGATGCCCGCGTGCCAAAGCTGATCGGGCTGACACCGTCCAAACGTATTCCCCTCTTCAACGGGGCATTGGAATGCCGACTCTATGAGTTCGTGATCGTCCAAGGCGGAGCAAGGCGGCGCCTCACGCCGCCAACACAAGCTTGA
- a CDS encoding NUDIX hydrolase — translation MNFCSACGKAVIQKVPPGDNLPRFVCETCQAIHYHNPKIVAGCIPEWEDQILLCRRAIEPKSGLWTYPAGFMELGEGTEQAAVRETLEEAQAQVTITRLHSVLSLPRIGQVYMTFIGRLQTKQFSAGFESLDVRLFPRDAIPWEEIAFPVVKEALRHYIEDAARGTFQLHVADVRGAIN, via the coding sequence ATGAATTTTTGCAGTGCCTGCGGCAAGGCAGTGATTCAAAAAGTTCCGCCGGGTGATAACCTGCCTCGGTTCGTGTGTGAAACCTGCCAGGCTATTCATTACCATAATCCCAAGATCGTCGCAGGCTGCATTCCAGAGTGGGAAGATCAAATCCTTTTGTGCCGGCGGGCCATCGAGCCGAAATCCGGACTCTGGACCTATCCGGCCGGTTTCATGGAACTCGGCGAGGGCACCGAACAGGCGGCGGTGCGGGAGACGCTTGAGGAGGCGCAGGCGCAGGTGACGATCACGCGGCTCCATTCCGTGTTGAGTCTGCCCCGCATTGGACAGGTCTATATGACCTTCATCGGCCGTCTTCAGACCAAGCAGTTCAGCGCAGGATTCGAAAGTCTGGACGTGCGGCTCTTTCCACGCGACGCGATCCCGTGGGAGGAGATTGCCTTTCCGGTGGTCAAGGAGGCCTTACGGCACTACATTGAGGACGCGGCGCGGGGGACGTTTCAGCTGCATGTCGCCGACGTTCGGGGAGCCATCAACTGA
- a CDS encoding type II toxin-antitoxin system RelE/ParE family toxin — translation MPWYRLTFRTGTAQDLAMVDQSIAQRLLDKSKWLASNVDNLRHEPIADDLPGLCKYAVGEWRIFYAIDRTEQLVDIHAILRQSELGF, via the coding sequence ATGCCCTGGTATCGTCTCACCTTTCGAACCGGCACCGCGCAGGACCTCGCCATGGTCGACCAGTCCATAGCCCAACGGCTCCTCGACAAGTCCAAGTGGTTGGCCTCCAATGTCGACAACCTGCGACATGAACCTATTGCGGACGACCTTCCGGGACTCTGCAAGTATGCCGTGGGGGAATGGCGGATTTTCTATGCCATCGACCGCACGGAACAACTCGTCGACATTCATGCCATCCTGCGACAGAGCGAGCTTGGCTTCTAA
- a CDS encoding PilZ domain-containing protein, protein MVVRKFPRFPLTLPSTLVQRDKLRYKASVKDLSLKGCRLESTIRPFTGMMVELLLELPGEATPIHISNATVRWTGSQGLGVEFLIVAPADEERLKRVVEQLSVQAGQALIFPKAAN, encoded by the coding sequence ATGGTTGTTCGTAAATTCCCGCGGTTTCCACTCACACTGCCGAGCACGTTAGTTCAAAGGGACAAGCTTCGTTACAAAGCCTCCGTGAAGGACCTCTCTCTGAAGGGCTGTCGGCTGGAGAGTACTATCCGCCCCTTCACCGGGATGATGGTGGAGCTGCTTCTCGAACTGCCCGGCGAGGCTACCCCGATCCATATCAGCAATGCGACCGTCCGGTGGACTGGGTCGCAAGGCCTGGGGGTCGAATTTCTGATAGTGGCGCCTGCTGACGAAGAACGGCTCAAACGTGTGGTTGAGCAACTCTCGGTTCAGGCAGGACAGGCCTTGATCTTTCCCAAAGCCGCGAACTAA
- a CDS encoding A/G-specific adenine glycosylase, with protein MPARRPSNKKKPGKSVLPDLSAKRRFQRRLLKWYGEHGRDLPWRKTSDPYHILVSEVMLQQTQVDRVVPKYHEFLERYPSFEDLAEAQVADVKKTWYPLGYNIRPERLHGIACETVDRYGGKLPSDAEELLSFKGIGRYTAGAIRSFAFNEDAPILDTNVIRVLHRVFVAEGDPKTQKTMLWELSAALIPTGKGYDFNQAIMDFGAMVCTARDPYCLLCPMKAFCKTYPFSPTRER; from the coding sequence ATGCCTGCGCGGCGTCCTTCCAACAAGAAAAAACCAGGCAAGTCTGTTCTTCCGGATCTTTCCGCTAAACGTCGATTTCAGCGGCGGCTCCTGAAGTGGTATGGGGAACATGGTCGGGATTTACCCTGGCGGAAGACCTCAGACCCCTATCACATTCTCGTTTCCGAAGTGATGCTCCAGCAGACGCAAGTCGATCGGGTCGTCCCGAAGTATCACGAGTTTTTGGAGCGGTATCCGAGTTTTGAGGACCTTGCGGAGGCCCAGGTCGCTGATGTGAAGAAGACTTGGTACCCATTGGGATACAACATTCGTCCGGAACGATTGCACGGCATTGCGTGCGAAACGGTGGATCGGTACGGAGGGAAATTACCCAGTGATGCCGAGGAATTGCTCTCGTTCAAAGGCATTGGACGTTATACGGCCGGGGCGATTCGCTCGTTCGCGTTCAATGAAGATGCACCGATCCTGGATACGAACGTGATTCGAGTCCTACATAGGGTCTTCGTCGCCGAGGGCGATCCTAAAACACAAAAGACCATGTTATGGGAATTGTCGGCCGCTTTGATCCCGACGGGAAAGGGGTATGACTTTAACCAGGCCATCATGGACTTTGGAGCGATGGTCTGTACGGCCCGTGACCCCTATTGTCTGCTGTGTCCGATGAAGGCCTTCTGTAAGACCTATCCGTTCAGTCCGACCCGTGAAAGGTAG
- a CDS encoding (deoxy)nucleoside triphosphate pyrophosphohydrolase, with translation MVQVIEVAAGLIHRDGRYLIARRKHGVHLAGFWEFPGGKRERGESLAECLQRELLEELRIHIDLPIPYQIVRHDYPDKIVELHFFRCAIEQGEPVPIGCEEIRWVHPEELTQFKFPSADYAVIEALRRETLGASQ, from the coding sequence ATCGTGCAAGTCATTGAAGTGGCGGCGGGACTTATCCATCGGGACGGTCGTTATTTGATCGCACGTCGAAAGCATGGTGTTCATCTGGCCGGTTTCTGGGAGTTTCCCGGAGGAAAACGGGAACGCGGCGAATCTCTCGCGGAGTGTTTGCAGCGGGAATTGCTCGAAGAACTCCGTATTCACATCGACCTCCCCATCCCGTATCAGATCGTTCGGCATGACTATCCCGACAAGATCGTGGAGTTGCATTTTTTTCGCTGCGCGATCGAACAGGGTGAGCCGGTTCCCATCGGCTGCGAAGAAATCCGATGGGTGCATCCCGAAGAGCTCACACAATTCAAGTTCCCATCCGCGGACTATGCGGTTATCGAGGCCTTGCGGCGCGAAACGTTGGGAGCTTCACAATGA